From the Emys orbicularis isolate rEmyOrb1 chromosome 19, rEmyOrb1.hap1, whole genome shotgun sequence genome, the window CCCGTGGGCACCTGCCCCTACATCTGCCGAGACGTTTGGCCTGAACTCCTGAGTTCCCAGGGGCGTGGgatgcagtggttagagcaggggggctgggagtcaggactcctgggttgtctccctggctctgggaggagagtgggggctagagggagagggatgggtgggtcaggactcctgggttctattcctgtcacTAGGGGGGATTCGGGGTCTAATGAGGAAGAGAAGATGATTAGAGAAGCAGGTTTGGGAGTCGGGACCCCtgaattctgttcccagctctaacTTGGAGCCTGGGTCCCAGCCTGTCCCCccatttgtgcctcagtttccctttccagTAAAGAAGGGGCAACACCAGCTCCCCAGCTTCACAGAGGGGAGGGGCCCACGAGGCTTTGAAGCCCTTTAATGTGAGAGAAGGCGCCCGGGGTCCTTAGCCCCAAAGCCAGATCATGGTGCTGGCAGTTACCTGGCGATGGCTCTGCCTGCTGTGCCGGGGGGCACCCCGAGTTCTCCAGGGCTCCCCGCTGCAGACAAATGGGAACTGAGAGGAAAGGGGGAGACGCTTCAACATCTTCCCAGATTGGCAGGAAAAATGGGGGCTCAGGCCCCCCATCCCAAGGGGCACCTCGTCATCTGTACCCACTGGTGACGCCCCCACAGGGCTCCTGGCCCAGCGCTGCTCCGTCCAGGAGCTCAGAGCCCGGGGGCTCCTAGTGCCAGACACCGCAGCACAACCGAGCCGGGCCCCACAGAACGCAGCCCGTGcacgcagcccccccccatcctgcccccaaccTCCTCAATCCAGCACCCGATCTCCCCACAATCCAGAACCCAACCTTccacctccatccccatcccccacaatccagaccccaaccccacacctccagccccctcaagcccagccccccaccttccacctccagcccccaaccctccaccccatctccctcaaccctaccccaccccctcaATCCAGCACCCGACCCCCCTCAGTTCCAGCCCCCCACAATCCAGAACCCAACCTTccacctccatccccatcccccacaatcCAGACCCCAACtccacacctccagccccctcaatcccagccccccaccttccacctccagcccccaaccctccaccccatctccctcaacccaaccccaccccctcaaTCCAGCACCCGACCCCCCTCAGTTCCAGCACCCCACAATCCAGACCCCAACCTTCCACCTCCATCCCCCACAATCCAGACCCCaaccccacacctccagccccctcaagcccagccccccaccttccacctccagcccccaaccctccaccccatctccctcaacccaaccccaccccctcaaTCCAGCACCCGACCCCCCTCAGTTCCAGCCCCCCACAATCCAGACCCCAACCTTccacctccatccccatcccccacaatcCAGACCCCAACtccacacctccagccccctcaatcccagccccccaccttccacctccagcccccaaccctccaccccatctccctcaacccaaccccaccccctcaaTCCAGCACCCGACCCCCCTCAGTTCCAGCCCCCCACAATCCAGACCCCAACCTTccacctccatccccatcccccacaatccagaccccaaccccacacctccagccccctcaagcccagccccccaccttccacctccatccccatcccccacaatccagaccccaaccccacacctccagccccctcaagcccagccccccaccttccACCTCCAGCCCCCAACCCTCCACCCCATCTCCCTCAACCCAACCCCCCacaacccagccccaccccctcaatCTCAGCACCCCACCTCCAGCCCAACTCCTCCAATCCCAGCCCCCCACAATCCAGACCCCAACCTTCCatcttcagccccacccccctcaacCCCACAACCTCAACTGCCCACTCCATTAGCCAAACCCAacaaccctcccacacacaccttccaaatattcacccccagccccccaacccaaCCTAACCTCCTCCATCCCCAACACCTCTTAACCCCAGACCCAAaccaaccccctccagccccagccccagccccctgtaACCTACCCCCGCTCACCCAGCTGAGCTCACTGTGGGAACAGCAAACAAAAGCCAACTCCCCGGCCCGGGGAACCTTTCAAACAGCCCACCTCCCCGCgcctctcccattggccagtCTGCCCCACTTTGTGGCTTTCCATTGGGTAAGAAGGCAGCAGGGCTAGCCAATGGCATTGCTTAGGTGGGGGAGGCGTGGCTCAGGAGAGGGGCATGCTGGGAATTGTAGTTATGGCTGTGAAGCCCACATGGAGGGGGGAGGCTGGTGTATGTGGCTTGAGGGGGATTGAAGGGGCTCTGGGGAAGATATAAATGGCTCTAGAGGGATGCAGACACAGAGTTATACAGGGGCAGAGGTTGTGGCTATAAGGGAtagagacgtgtgtgtgtgtgtatcaataGACGGGGAGCGTAGCTGGAAATACGGGGCATATGGGGGGGCCGTAGGACTGGATATGGGGCTGTAGAGCTGGAGATACACAGACTTTTTCTCCTTCTCGTGTGCAAAGCAGGAGCCTGGTACTCGTTCCCTGCGCCCACAGCTTGTGCAGAGTCTCTGCGAGCCCCTCAAAACGGAGCAGGGCCCCCATGAGGGCAGCGCTGCCCCCGCCGGGCACTCAGGGGCCTGGTGCTGCAagacatgggggcgggggggggagctctgCCCCCGCCGGGCACTAAGGGGCCTGGTGCTGCAAgacacgggggcgggggggggagctctgCCCCTGCAGGGCACTCAGGGGCCTGGTGCTGCAGGACACGGGGGTGGGGAGCTCTGGATCTGCCCCCgctggggcaggggctcggcCTCGGCCTGGGGGGTCCCTCGCAGTCAGTGCTGATCCCCATGCCCTAGGATGGCGCTAGAGGGCGCTGTGCTACACCCaggagggaaaactgaggcccacAGAAGATCCCATTCAATCCGCACCGGAGTCGACACCAAACCCCCCTTTacgcagcttcctgctgccttccCTAGAATCCACTCTGCCGTCAGCCCGACGGGCTCGTCTTTACCTCCTGGCCTGGACGACCCCACAGGACGAGACCCgcatgctcccctctccccctcctcccgggCCAACGCCCCCTTGCTCCAGGTTAGACGTTCCCTGTGCTCTACCAGGGCTAGCTTTAAaaggctccggccgccgccctgtcccgcccctccccaggggcagggcaCGACCCAGGCCAATGCATTATATCACCCTTCTACAAGAGCCATCGTggacctgccctgccccaccccagaggtggcggCATTTCAGTCCAGAGTGAACCAGACCCTTGTGTGGCGTTGCTATGCGCTGTTAAATAGCtgctgcgctccaccccagaggtggctgctgcaAACCCTGCTTGGGGTCTTTCTACAAACAGTCCTATGCAAAAAACACGCTCGCTGGTCAGCAAAGACCTGCTGAGAATCACTCCCAAGCAGGGActgtcccagctgctgggggggagagggggggcacaCAGCACTGGGCTATTCCGTGCTCCCTGTGGGTCGGTGGGAAGCAGAACTCAagtgagagcagcccccaggctgctccaAGAGACACAAGGGGACCAGGACATGGGGAGCATAAAGACACCCCCCCTCAATCTTAAGAAATATTTGTCTCACACATCTTCACCTGCTGACGTTACAGGGGAAAGGACCCAACACAGAGTGCGAACAGCTTGACGAGTTTAATTTAGTAACGATCATTCAGCTAACGACTCTACACCAGGAGGGGGGCGTGTCCTTGTGACCCAAAGGTACCAAAATAATCGGACCCTGCCAGACACACCCCAGCTCGGACCAACACATCTCGCCAGCTGCTGGTGGGGCACCAGAGGGGGACGCCCAGTGTGGGGTATGGGGATGGTTTCCTCTTGCATCCATCtagcaagcgggggggggggggtaatctcAGCATGGGGCCCTgccgcccccacccctctgcttcgaGGGGTTGGTGTCTCCCAGCTTCTTCCCTCCTGGCTGGAACGATCCCCAGCCGCCTCTGTCGGTTCCCATCCGAGCCCAGAGGGCTCTCAGGGCTCAGCCGAGGAGGAGGAAGGCGGGGAAGGCTCTTTCTGGACCAGCTCCGGCTCGTCCTCCCCGTCATGAGGGGGGTGGACCAGCACCTTGTCCAGGATCCCGAACTCCTGGGCTTCCATGGGGCTCATGTAGCGATCTCTCTCCATGGCGGACTCTGCAGGACAAGAGCACGGGGAAGGTGAGgggtgccctgggctgggggggggggggctctcgaCCCTGGCCCAGGGCACATCACCCTCTAGTGACTGACCCAAAGAGAGAGGGGGGATAAAAGCCTTAACACTGCAGCACACCCTGGAGATCCCCCTGGAGTTCCCACATCTGGAGCTGAAGAGCAGAGGGGTCTAGCCCCGCTGCTGCCTATGGGGCTCTGGAGTTAACAAACCCCTGCACTGCTTGAGATATTTCACCCCATCAGTCTGGCCTACAGCAtccattccttcctgacccctgcagtagCAAGCAgctgatgccctgaagcatgagagctgATCGCCCTGCCTTCAGGATCTGAACTTTGACCTCTCCacacagggggggagggggtctggatcCAGGCCCATTGGTGACGGgggccccactccctcccatttCACCCACAGAACGGAGACGTTTTGGGAAGCCCAGTACCGCTGTCcccgccttcccctcccccaccagcctctCTCCACCGGAGACCCCAGAGGACGGCTGGGAGATTTCGGGGGCACTCACCGATCACCTCCAGGGGCTGCTTGGTGTGCTTGGCGTACAGCCCGTTGATCTGCTTCTTCAGCGTCAGGATCTCCTCGGCTTGGATGGCGATGTCCGTGGCTTGCCCCTGCGGGGAGGCACCGTGAGTGCAGCCTGGCTTCACGGAGCCCCCACCCCGACTAGTCCAACTGCAGCAGGCGCAGAGCAGAGCTGCGCCAAACTCGTCCCAGGCATCGCCCGGGAACGATCGGGGGTCTCTATCCACTCGGGGACGGCGACCTTAGGTCAAAGGTTCCCCCTAACCCAGAGGGACCCCCAAGACCAGCAGCCAGAGGGGAACCCGCCCCCGTGGTCCAATCATTCCTCATCAGTGCCTGCTGGGGTGGCCCCCGTACGTCCCCCGCCCCAGGGCTCCCACTCCCGCCAGGGGGCAGACCGGTGCCCGGACTCACCCGCGCCCCTCCCGAAGGCTGGTGGATCATGATGCGGGAGTTGGGCAGGGAGTGCCTCATGCCCTGGGAgccagcagccaggagcagcGACCCCATGCTGGCCGCCTGCCCCACGCACCAGGTGCAGATGGGGTTCAGTATGTACTGCATGGTGTCGTAGATGGCCAGCCCCGAGGTCACGGCACCACCTGGAGGGAGAACCGGAGAATGACGGCAAGGACCCAGAAGGGGGGTGGCTGGAGGAAGCAGGgccccagcactggctgaggAACTCCTGgctgctccagtcccagcctctgccagcagggggcacttcgGGGCATGGCCGGCTGTTCTCACGGTGGCGCTCGCAGTCTGGGCTCCCACTCACCGGGGCTGTTGATGTACATGTGGATCGGCTTCTTGTTGCTCTCTgactgcaggaagagcagctgggCAATGACCAGACTGGCCACCCCATCGTCGATCTGCAGAGGGTGGAGAGAGAGGTGGCAGCGACCTggggaactccctgctgcaggggcTTGGAGAAGCAAATGCAGCGGCTGAGGCGGTTTGAGGCTTTTCCCCCCAAGGCCGAATCATTTCACGACCATTAACTCTCGTGGCTCAGAGAGGGAAGATCAGGGGGAGGcagcctcctgcttcagggcgCATGGCtgtcaggggtcaggaaggaattctgcTAGCTCAAACCACTCCTCACCACCATGTGGGGTGGAATGCCTCCTCTGATGCCCATTGGTCTGGTCCAGTCCATTATTTGGGGTGGTGAATACAGGGATAGAAGGGCCCATTGGTCTGACAGCACAGCAAGAGGGTTTGCTGGCCCCCTGGTCCAGTGTATGTGTGGGGCTCTGGCCCAGAAGGACACTAGAGTGGCTGACCCCGCGCCCCCGTTAGAGACAGGGGACCCCCCCCTTTATCTCCTGTTGGGTGGGGGCTGCGCGAGCCCAGGGTGGCTGGGCCAGGAGCTGCCACGGACACTCACCGGCCCCATGACGCACACGATCCTCTCCCGCAGCAGCCGGGAGTAAATGTCGTAGGCTCTCTCGCCGCGGCCCTGCAACACACACCCGGAGCTCAGCCCATGGCCAGCACTCCtccaggggcagagagggagtgcggggggcacaggggagcctgggaggggagcaggattcATGATCGCGTGTGGGAGCCCTGGTTTCGCAGctcacaagtgaaatgagtttggtggggcTCAGTTCAGCTGCTAGACAATGTTAACAGCTCAGCCCAAAAGCCAACACCTGAACAGGCTCTGTCCAGagagacccagggctgggctggcagggggctgcgggtcgggagtgaggggcaccagcagggctgggctggcagggggctgcgggtcgggagtgaggggcaccggctgggctgggctagccgggggctgcgggtcgggagtgaggggcaccggctgagctgggctggcagggggctgcgggttgggagtgaggggcaccggctcaCCGTCTGCTCCACCACGATGGGGATGAGTGGGATGTGGCTCACTGGCGTGCGGTGGAGGCTCCGGGGCGCAGTCACTGCCTGGCAGCCGGGCCGGAGGGCGCGCTGGTGACAGACCCGGCCGGTTAGGGGAGAATGAACCgctgcccccccacccggggatAGGTCACTTCCTAGcactcctgccccctccacccccaacccgctctgtgcccagcccccgCTCCACACTgcagcacccccctgccctgctgccacCGGATCCCAAGGCAGGGACCCCCCCGTCTCCTCCAAACAGGGGCCTGCCCCCGGCACCCCCACACCAGGGAGGGAGTTGAGCCCAGCGCCACCGATGGAATCCTCACTTCCTACTCTAACCAccagccgggagagaacccaggagcccgggctcccagccccccgctctaacccaccagccccactccgctccccgagccgggagagaacccaggagtccgggctcccagccccccctgctctaacccaccagcccccactcccctcccacagccgggagagaacccaggagtccgggctcctagccccccgctctaacccaccagccccactccgctccccgagccgggagagaacccaggagtccgggctcctagccccccgctctaacccaccagccccactccGTTCcccgagccgggagagaacccaggagtccgggctcccagccccccctgctctaacccaccagcccccactcccctcccacagccgggcagagaacccaggagtccgggctcccagccccctgctctaacccaccagcccccactccccaacccgagccgggcagagaacccaggagtccgggatcgcagccccccccctccactcacTGCTGTTCTCAGCAGCATCTTCTCACTccaacccagcccctccccttccctgcccccgcgACCCGGAAGtgatgccctgcccctcccctcaggaGGTGGAGCCTGTGGGAGTCATGGGATCAGGGCCCCTCAGActggaactacagctcccagcatgcatgGCGCTGCTGCAGTGACTGCTGGGGATTGTAGTTCTATCCCCTGGGCTGCTGGTTAGTGgctagagcggggtgggggggtttaAAAGCCAGGACTCCTcgattctctccccagctctgggagggcagtggggtctagtggttagaacagagggggctgggagccaggactcctgggttctatccccggttctgggaggagagcagggtctagtggtcagagcaggggggctgggagccaggactcctgggttctgccccccttcccccgccagcATGATGACTTTGTGACCCAGTGCAATGGCTTTATGTGGTGGTGTCGTTGTGACCAGGACACAGCTGCTGACcaacatcccccctcccccccgagagctggggatggaacccaggagtcctgagtctcaGCTCCAAACCACCCCCTAAAGAGGGCGACGCTGTGTCCAGAGCCAGCCTGGCTGTGATGGAGGAAGTGAGACAGATGATTCCTCAGGGTCCTGGCAGAGGCTTTCACCCCCCTGACTGTGGGTGGCAGCCCAGTGCCAAGCCGCCCCCACCCACCTCAGGGTCTCTAGTGCCCACCCAGATTCACACCCCATGTTCTGCATCGCCCAGTCCATTGGGGAACCTggcagagcctgcagcccccgcACACACCACACAGGGGCAGCAAGGAGCAAGGAATAGCCAGGCAGCCAGTTAGAAGTTGGGGGGCCAGGGTGGGGTCTCCccatcctgtctctctctccagcccaggTGCCCCCACAGGCTCGGTGCCATTGTGGCGGACGTTGGAGGCACAACAGCCCCTGTAGGAAGTGGGCTGAGACCTGCCCAACTTGATCCACCCAGGGACCGCAGAACAGGCTGGGTGTGAGAGGGGAGTGGCAGGCAGGCCACAGAGCCAGGCGCTGGCACTTGGGAAGGGCACCAGGATTTACGAGGTGTTAATTGGTGGCGTGTGCCTGTCCCCACAAAGGGTCCACGCCCAGGGTGTGAGAACAGAGGGTGAAACCGGGCAATGATTAGATTGCAGAGATGGCTCAGCTAGCGAGGACAAACCTCAGACGACTCAGATCACGCCCCCTGGTCTCCCACTAGACCCCATGCCCCCCGCTGGAGAcgaggctagaacccaggagtcctgattccctgtacccctctcccacccctcctctgAGCTCAGGGGCGTGTCTCTCTGTTTAGAACAGTGCAGCTAAAGTTTCGGGAATTCTCACTTTGGGGGTCTTTGAATCCAGGGTTCACTTTGGGATTTAACTGATGTAGCTCATGCCGTTCCTCCCCTAGGCAATGAGATATAGGAGTTAAAGCAGGGGCGGGGTATGgaccctggactcctgggttctgtccctggctgtgggaggggaatggggtctagtggttaccgCAGGACTCTGGGGGTTTATTCCGCACTCCACTGACACGCTGTGTCCTTGGGTGAGGCACGCTcagtgcctccgtttcccctgtGTAGCCAGGGGCAAACACTTCCTGAGTTTCCCAGGAAGGGCCCCAGGAGCTGAGCCCTTTGGGCCAAGTCCATCCAAGATGTTACTGCAGGGCAAAGTGTTCTCACCCAGCCTTCTCCCTGCCCGCAGTAACTATCCCAAGGCAACTGGGAAAGAAGATAGGGCGCTCCCACGTGTCAGCGTCATTCCCTGTCCCCCGGGCGTGGGACGGTGCGatccagagctggggggagtgcaGGCTGAAGGACGACACCAGGCGCCCAGAGCAGCCGGGAGAACACGCCACAGAGAGGGGACTGGGGTGGcttggttagagcgggggggggggggggggctgggagccaggactcctgggttctctccctggctctgggaggggagtggggtctagtggttagagcaggggagctgggagccaggactcctgggttctctccccggctctgggaaggggatggtctctagtggttagagcagggggagctgggagccaggattccacaggagtcaatgggaccCATCCCCAGCTGGTGGGGCTCAGTGGAGCTGGTTTGCTTTACAGCAGGAGAGGATCTGGCTCCTTGGgagccgattctgggcccggggcCCGGTACACACTAGTGCaaactgggggggaaattccctgcctcccccattggcctggtggAAATGCCATGTGGGAGGAGCGAGCACCACACCTGCTGGGGAGATGCTGTGGTTGCCAAGGGTCACTGCTGAGGTTTGGTCCCCGCCTGGGGCTGCCAGGCGTGTCCCACTCACCCCGAGTGAGTCACAGAGCCTGAGTCGCTTCTTCCTGGCACTGATTCCCGGCActccctgggctccagcagcaaCCCCAGGGCTGTTTGCTGACTCAGCAGggcccctggctcccccccagAGCAGGGCGCAGACACAGGGTGGGGTAGGTCTATTGCCCATTGGGCACTCACATCTCTAACCCACTGAGAAGGGCACAGGGCGCACTAGCtctgatccggccccagggctgggggcgggctggctcggggggggcatggggcctgtctcctctagggggcaccggctCCAATCAGGCCCCAAGTCAGGAGAGACCAAGATTCATTCCCCTCTGACAGAGGCTtggtgtgaaatgagtttgggggggtctcaggccaGGGGGTCCGTAGCGCTGGTTGGCAGGATCAGCGCTGGCTGGGCCATGGAGCCAGAGCAGCTGCTCCCTCGGTTCCCGTGCGGGCAGGAGCTGCCCCGGTGCTCAGGCTAGGAGGTGGAAGCCCCCAGCTGGGCACCAGGGGAGAATTTCTGAGTGGAATCTCCAGCCGGTCCAGCCgcttccagcccctgccctggcctgagcccaggcagccgCTGGAGTCAGCTGTTATATTGTGGTAGCGGCCAaagtacttccccccccccccccccaacgccatACACTGATGGAGCTGAGgatgcctggctcccagcccccctgctctaaccactagcccccactcccctcccagagttgggatagaactcagga encodes:
- the CLPP gene encoding ATP-dependent Clp protease proteolytic subunit, mitochondrial yields the protein MLLRTARALRPGCQAVTAPRSLHRTPVSHIPLIPIVVEQTGRGERAYDIYSRLLRERIVCVMGPIDDGVASLVIAQLLFLQSESNKKPIHMYINSPGGAVTSGLAIYDTMQYILNPICTWCVGQAASMGSLLLAAGSQGMRHSLPNSRIMIHQPSGGARGQATDIAIQAEEILTLKKQINGLYAKHTKQPLEVIESAMERDRYMSPMEAQEFGILDKVLVHPPHDGEDEPELVQKEPSPPSSSSAEP